A stretch of Helicobacter pylori oki112 DNA encodes these proteins:
- a CDS encoding septal ring lytic transglycosylase RlpA family protein has protein sequence MGLALKKVCFLGVIFLISACAVKKEGVRNLSYKHESLRAYENAKDYDPTTKKAAYKRNFFERHFKHRSNLQDSNTKDQPLDNGMRDSSSIQRATMRPYQVGGKWYYPTKVDLGEKFDGIASWYGPNFHAKKTSNGEIYNMYAHTAAHKTLPMNTVVKVINVDNNLSTIVRINDRGPFVSDRIIDLSNAAARDIDMVKKGTASVRLIVLGFGGVISKQYEQSFNASYSKILHKEFKVGESEKSVSGGKFSLQMGAFRNQIGAQTLADKLQAENPNYSVKVAFKDDLYKVLVQGFQSEEEARDFMKKYNQNAVLTRE, from the coding sequence ATGGGTTTGGCGTTAAAAAAAGTTTGTTTTTTAGGCGTTATTTTTTTGATTAGCGCTTGCGCGGTTAAAAAAGAGGGGGTAAGGAATTTGTCTTATAAGCATGAAAGCTTGCGCGCTTATGAAAACGCTAAAGACTATGATCCGACAACCAAAAAAGCCGCCTATAAACGCAATTTTTTTGAACGCCATTTCAAACACCGCTCCAATTTGCAAGATAGCAACACAAAAGATCAGCCACTAGATAACGGCATGCGCGATTCTAGCTCGATCCAAAGAGCCACCATGCGCCCTTATCAAGTGGGGGGCAAGTGGTATTACCCCACTAAAGTGGATTTAGGCGAAAAATTTGATGGCATTGCGAGCTGGTATGGCCCTAACTTCCATGCCAAAAAAACCAGTAATGGGGAAATTTATAACATGTATGCCCACACCGCCGCGCACAAGACTTTACCCATGAACACCGTGGTGAAAGTCATCAATGTTGATAATAACTTAAGCACCATTGTGCGCATTAATGATAGAGGGCCTTTTGTGAGCGATCGCATCATTGATTTGTCTAATGCGGCCGCTAGAGATATTGACATGGTTAAAAAAGGCACAGCCAGCGTGCGTCTTATTGTTTTGGGTTTTGGTGGGGTTATCTCCAAGCAATACGAACAATCCTTTAACGCTAGCTATTCAAAGATCTTGCACAAGGAATTTAAAGTTGGCGAGAGCGAAAAAAGCGTGAGCGGAGGGAAATTTTCTTTGCAAATGGGGGCTTTTAGAAACCAAATAGGCGCTCAAACTTTAGCGGATAAATTGCAAGCAGAAAATCCAAATTACAGCGTCAAGGTTGCTTTTAAAGATGATTTGTATAAAGTTTTAGTTCAAGGGTTTCAAAGCGAAGAAGAGGCTAGGGATTTTATGAAAAAATATAACCAGAATGCGGTTTTAACGAGAGAATGA
- a CDS encoding FlhB-like flagellar biosynthesis protein, giving the protein MNKTIKAAALAYNMGQDHAPKVIASGVGEVAKRIIQKAKEYDIALFSNPMLVDSLLKVELDCTIPEELYESVVQVFLWLNSVENNAQMSQ; this is encoded by the coding sequence ATGAATAAAACCATAAAAGCCGCCGCTCTAGCCTATAACATGGGGCAAGATCATGCCCCAAAAGTGATCGCAAGCGGGGTGGGCGAAGTGGCTAAAAGGATCATTCAAAAAGCTAAGGAATACGATATAGCGCTCTTTTCTAACCCCATGCTGGTGGATTCGCTTTTAAAGGTGGAATTAGACTGCACGATACCTGAAGAATTGTATGAAAGCGTGGTGCAAGTGTTTTTATGGCTCAATAGCGTGGAAAATAACGCGCAAATGTCCCAGTGA
- the ribE gene encoding riboflavin synthase codes for MFSGLIHQIAKVKSFQNNILSVESDLNPKLGDSIAINGACLTAIESSKTHFSVELSQKTQNSVALENYKDLVHIEPALKADASLDGHFVQGHIDAIGVIEKIIHNANQVDFFISASKETLLLCVEQGSIAVDGVSLTLSKVEEKGFWLTIIPYTLENTLFKTYKLKRRVNIETDMLVRSVASILKKTKGFEKNFSWNDADSLTLGY; via the coding sequence ATGTTCAGCGGTCTAATCCATCAAATAGCTAAAGTGAAAAGTTTCCAAAACAATATTTTAAGCGTAGAGAGCGATCTCAATCCCAAGCTTGGCGACAGCATTGCGATTAATGGGGCATGTTTGACCGCCATAGAAAGTTCAAAAACGCATTTTAGCGTGGAATTGAGCCAAAAAACCCAAAACAGCGTAGCGTTAGAAAATTACAAGGATTTAGTCCATATTGAGCCAGCTCTAAAAGCCGATGCGAGTTTGGATGGGCATTTTGTGCAAGGGCATATTGACGCTATCGGGGTCATTGAAAAAATCATTCACAACGCTAATCAAGTGGATTTTTTCATCAGCGCTTCTAAAGAAACGCTTTTATTGTGCGTTGAGCAAGGCTCTATTGCAGTTGATGGGGTGAGTTTGACTTTAAGCAAGGTAGAAGAAAAGGGGTTTTGGCTAACGATTATCCCTTACACTTTAGAAAACACCCTTTTTAAGACTTATAAACTCAAACGGCGCGTGAATATTGAAACGGACATGCTGGTTCGCAGCGTGGCGTCTATTTTGAAAAAAACAAAAGGGTTTGAAAAAAATTTCTCTTGGAATGACGCGGATTCTTTGACTTTAGGGTATTAG
- a CDS encoding TatD family hydrolase — translation MFIDTHCHLDHRDYENDLEEVLKESLEKGVTQCVIPGADMKDLNRAIEISEKFEGVFFAIGAHPYDVESFDESLFEKFVGHQKCVAIGECGLDYYRLPELNERENYKSKQKEVFTKQIEFSIQHNKPLIIHIREASFDSLNLLKSYPKAFGVLHCFNADSMLLELSDRFYYGIGGVSTFKNAKRLVEILPKIPKNRLLLETDSPYLTPHPFRGTRNSPVYIPLIAQKIAEIINIEIEELASLSTHNAQTLFSFP, via the coding sequence ATGTTTATTGATACGCATTGCCATTTGGATCACAGGGATTATGAAAACGATTTAGAAGAAGTGTTAAAAGAAAGCCTAGAAAAAGGCGTTACTCAATGCGTGATTCCGGGCGCGGACATGAAAGATTTGAATAGAGCAATAGAAATTAGCGAAAAATTTGAAGGCGTGTTTTTTGCCATAGGCGCTCACCCTTATGATGTGGAGAGTTTTGATGAAAGCCTGTTTGAAAAGTTTGTTGGGCATCAAAAATGCGTGGCGATAGGCGAATGCGGACTGGATTACTACCGCTTGCCTGAATTGAATGAAAGAGAAAATTATAAAAGCAAGCAAAAAGAAGTTTTTACCAAACAGATTGAGTTTTCTATCCAACACAACAAGCCCTTGATCATCCATATTAGAGAGGCGAGTTTTGATAGTTTGAATCTTTTAAAAAGCTATCCTAAAGCTTTTGGGGTGTTGCATTGCTTTAACGCTGATAGCATGCTTTTGGAATTAAGCGATCGTTTTTATTATGGGATAGGAGGGGTTAGCACCTTTAAAAACGCTAAAAGACTGGTAGAGATCCTCCCTAAAATCCCTAAAAACAGGCTTCTTTTAGAAACGGATTCGCCTTATTTGACCCCACACCCTTTTAGAGGCACCAGGAATAGCCCTGTGTATATCCCTTTAATCGCTCAAAAAATTGCCGAAATCATCAACATAGAGATTGAAGAGCTCGCTTCTTTAAGCACGCATAACGCCCAAACGCTCTTTAGTTTCCCCTAA
- a CDS encoding lytic transglycosylase domain-containing protein, whose amino-acid sequence MKYFNTKWLFFLMTHWLLLASLSHAKIAFESNIDTKALEAFGVNAGFLSQMPNALKKMNEEEEWKRLVKRFDVNYQFIPIIKNMLIEASVPQEFLFLAMAESKFSLRAYSRKKAVGIWQFMPSTAKELGLKVNHYIDERRDPIKSTQAAITYLKRLYKQTGEWYLVAMAYNYGLRKVQNAIKATGTSDIKILLDEDKKYLPKETREYIRSILSLALKFNSLDNLKDKEYLLNRGARVSLVGVPFKRHTSLIQVAKNLNLSLETLKSYNHQFRYNILPSKDPTYTIYIPYEKLALFKQRQLKQNKNIQASPKSPFITHVVLPKETLSSIAKRYQVSISSIQLANNLKDSNIFTHQCLIIPTNKKLIATREF is encoded by the coding sequence ATGAAATATTTTAATACCAAATGGTTGTTTTTTTTAATGACTCATTGGCTCTTATTGGCTTCTTTAAGCCACGCTAAGATCGCTTTTGAATCTAATATTGACACTAAAGCGCTAGAGGCCTTTGGGGTTAATGCGGGCTTTTTATCCCAAATGCCAAACGCTTTAAAAAAAATGAATGAAGAAGAAGAATGGAAAAGACTTGTCAAAAGATTTGATGTGAATTACCAGTTCATCCCCATCATTAAAAACATGCTCATAGAAGCGAGCGTGCCGCAAGAATTTTTGTTTTTAGCCATGGCAGAGTCTAAATTTTCATTAAGGGCTTATAGTAGGAAAAAAGCGGTAGGGATTTGGCAATTCATGCCAAGCACGGCTAAAGAATTAGGGCTTAAGGTCAATCATTACATTGACGAAAGAAGAGATCCCATTAAAAGCACTCAAGCGGCGATCACTTACTTGAAACGGCTCTACAAACAAACCGGGGAGTGGTATTTGGTCGCTATGGCGTATAATTACGGCTTACGCAAGGTTCAAAACGCTATTAAAGCCACCGGCACTTCGGACATTAAGATTTTGTTAGATGAAGATAAGAAATATCTCCCCAAAGAGACACGAGAGTATATCCGCTCCATTCTAAGCCTGGCGTTGAAATTCAACAGCCTAGACAACCTCAAAGATAAAGAATATCTGCTCAATCGTGGGGCGAGGGTGAGTTTAGTGGGCGTTCCGTTTAAAAGGCACACTTCTTTAATCCAAGTGGCTAAAAATTTAAATTTGAGTTTAGAGACCTTAAAATCTTACAACCACCAATTCCGCTATAACATTCTGCCCTCTAAAGACCCCACCTACACCATTTATATCCCTTATGAAAAACTCGCCCTTTTCAAACAACGCCAACTCAAACAAAATAAAAACATTCAAGCCAGTCCTAAAAGCCCTTTTATCACCCATGTGGTCTTGCCTAAAGAAACCTTATCTTCTATCGCTAAACGCTATCAAGTCAGTATTTCCAGTATCCAATTAGCCAATAACCTCAAAGATTCCAATATTTTTACCCACCAGTGCTTAATCATCCCCACCAATAAGAAATTGATCGCTACAAGGGAATTTTAA